The Hydrogenobacter thermophilus TK-6 genome window below encodes:
- the rpmF gene encoding 50S ribosomal protein L32 has translation MAVPKRKTSRWRRDNRRAQNFFSKVKLSSLVSCPNCGELTIPHRVCPYCGYYKGREVIKVS, from the coding sequence ATGGCTGTTCCAAAGAGAAAGACATCCAGATGGAGAAGAGACAACAGAAGAGCTCAAAACTTCTTTTCTAAAGTAAAACTCTCATCTTTGGTGTCTTGTCCTAATTGCGGAGAGCTTACTATCCCCCACAGGGTATGTCCCTACTGCGGATACTACAAAGGCAGGGAAGTCATAAAAGTAAGTTGA
- a CDS encoding c-type cytochrome: MKRVMFFGFLLASLSFAGEEKVKLKDGEGKALVEANCSVCHSLDYIQMNSPFLDKKGWEAEVNKMIKVFGAPVKQEDVPKIVEYLTKYYGKKD; the protein is encoded by the coding sequence ATGAAAAGGGTGATGTTCTTTGGATTTTTGTTGGCTTCTCTCTCCTTTGCGGGGGAGGAGAAGGTCAAGCTCAAAGATGGAGAAGGCAAGGCTCTGGTGGAAGCTAACTGCTCTGTATGCCACAGTCTTGACTACATACAGATGAACTCTCCCTTCCTTGACAAAAAAGGATGGGAAGCCGAGGTTAACAAGATGATAAAAGTCTTTGGTGCACCCGTAAAACAGGAGGATGTTCCCAAGATAGTGGAGTACCTTACCAAGTACTACGGTAAGAAGGACTAA
- a CDS encoding beta-ketoacyl-ACP synthase III, with translation MGTTLTGIGYYLPPKVLTNFDLEKMVDTSDDWITTRTGIKERRIADNENVTQMAYMASLEALESANIQPEDIDLIILATLTPELKFPSTACLLQAKLGAKRAYAFDISAACSGFIYGLELADAYIKSGKAKKILLVGVEKLSEIVNWQDRSTCVLFGDGAGAVIISEGDGEVLSSKMLSDGELWEILYAPKCGYINMKGKELFKLAVRSMEEVCRYVLESAGISIEDVSIMIPHQANIRIMEALAEKLGMPKEKVYSNIHKYGNTSAASIPIAMYEAYKEGKLRRGDIVMLTAMGGGLTWGAMLLRF, from the coding sequence ATGGGGACTACCTTGACGGGTATTGGGTACTACTTACCGCCAAAAGTTCTTACCAACTTTGACCTGGAGAAGATGGTGGACACTTCTGATGACTGGATAACAACCAGAACGGGCATAAAGGAAAGGAGGATAGCGGATAACGAAAATGTCACTCAGATGGCTTACATGGCAAGCCTTGAAGCTTTAGAGTCTGCAAACATACAGCCAGAAGATATAGACCTTATAATTCTTGCAACTCTTACACCTGAGCTTAAGTTTCCCTCCACAGCCTGCCTTTTGCAGGCTAAGCTGGGAGCCAAAAGGGCTTATGCCTTTGACATATCAGCTGCGTGCAGTGGCTTTATATACGGGCTTGAGCTGGCGGATGCTTACATAAAGTCAGGCAAAGCAAAGAAGATACTCCTTGTTGGCGTTGAAAAACTCTCCGAGATAGTAAACTGGCAGGATAGAAGCACCTGTGTGCTATTTGGGGATGGAGCGGGTGCAGTTATTATAAGTGAAGGTGATGGTGAGGTGCTCTCCTCCAAAATGCTCTCCGACGGCGAGCTGTGGGAGATTTTGTATGCTCCCAAGTGCGGATACATAAACATGAAAGGCAAAGAGCTTTTTAAGCTTGCTGTGAGAAGTATGGAGGAGGTGTGCAGGTATGTGCTTGAGTCAGCTGGTATTAGCATAGAAGATGTAAGCATTATGATACCCCATCAGGCAAACATAAGGATAATGGAAGCCCTCGCGGAGAAGCTCGGCATGCCAAAGGAGAAGGTCTATTCCAACATACACAAATACGGCAATACCAGCGCAGCCTCCATACCTATAGCCATGTACGAAGCATACAAGGAAGGTAAGCTAAGGAGGGGTGATATCGTCATGCTAACAGCCATGGGAGGAGGGCTCACATGGGGAGCAATGCTCCTGAGGTTTTAG
- a CDS encoding molybdopterin-dependent oxidoreductase, producing the protein MLSRRSFLKGSLVATAGGLLVPKYVLASVDPSLLSTAAKELPEGVLEEQVLEALPGKKPLIKKTYRAPNYETPVKYFNEIFTPNDVFFVRYHLSNIPEVDARTWKLTVGGDAVERPLELTLNDLKTKFEQVELVALCQCSGNRRGLFKPHVAGVEWGYGAMGNAKWKGVRLKDILEKAGLKANALEVVVDGADTGVAAGTPDFVKSIPVWKALDENTIIAYEMNGEPLPHWNGFPARLIVPGWTATYWMKHIVSINVVSKPFDGFWMKSAYRIPLGKFPIRDRFISQETAVNTPITEIVVNSLITNINDGQTFRLGQVIEVRGIAWDGGYGINMVEISTDGGKTWREAELGKDYGRYSWRQFTYRFKPSKKGAYTIMAKASNRLGQTQTFELIWNPAGYHHNVVQKINIKVV; encoded by the coding sequence ATGCTTAGCAGGCGGAGTTTTTTGAAAGGCAGCCTTGTTGCAACGGCAGGGGGGCTTCTGGTGCCAAAGTATGTATTGGCATCGGTTGACCCTTCCTTGCTAAGTACTGCGGCAAAGGAGCTTCCCGAGGGAGTTTTAGAGGAGCAGGTGCTGGAAGCTCTACCTGGCAAAAAGCCACTGATAAAAAAGACCTACAGAGCTCCCAACTACGAAACCCCAGTTAAGTACTTTAACGAGATCTTTACACCCAACGATGTCTTCTTTGTGAGGTACCACCTTTCCAACATACCTGAGGTGGATGCACGCACTTGGAAGCTAACAGTAGGGGGCGATGCGGTAGAGAGACCTCTCGAGCTGACGCTAAATGACTTAAAGACCAAGTTTGAACAGGTGGAACTGGTGGCTTTGTGTCAGTGCTCCGGAAACAGAAGAGGACTCTTTAAACCTCATGTAGCGGGTGTAGAATGGGGATATGGGGCTATGGGAAATGCCAAGTGGAAGGGAGTCAGGTTAAAAGATATCTTAGAAAAGGCAGGACTAAAAGCCAATGCCCTTGAGGTGGTGGTTGACGGTGCAGACACGGGTGTAGCAGCGGGTACGCCTGATTTTGTAAAGAGCATACCTGTCTGGAAGGCTCTTGACGAAAACACCATAATAGCCTACGAGATGAATGGAGAGCCACTGCCTCACTGGAATGGATTCCCCGCAAGGCTGATAGTGCCTGGCTGGACTGCCACTTACTGGATGAAGCATATAGTGTCTATCAATGTAGTTTCCAAACCCTTTGACGGCTTTTGGATGAAAAGTGCGTACAGAATACCCCTCGGCAAGTTTCCCATAAGGGACAGGTTCATATCTCAGGAAACTGCTGTCAACACACCCATAACGGAGATAGTTGTAAACTCTCTGATAACCAACATAAACGACGGGCAGACTTTCAGACTGGGACAGGTGATTGAAGTCAGAGGTATAGCGTGGGACGGTGGCTACGGCATAAACATGGTAGAAATCTCTACCGACGGTGGCAAGACCTGGCGTGAAGCCGAGCTAGGCAAAGACTACGGGCGCTACTCCTGGAGGCAGTTCACCTACAGGTTCAAACCCAGCAAAAAGGGAGCTTATACCATAATGGCAAAGGCAAGCAACAGACTTGGGCAGACCCAGACCTTTGAACTCATATGGAACCCGGCAGGATACCACCACAATGTGGTGCAAAAGATAAACATAAAGGTAGTGTAA
- a CDS encoding NfeD family protein, with product MDMRNFIAPLFFMLLFFSGEVFSKVFVAEWQEAITPLTVDYIKRSLSKAEEEGGTLFVLELNTPGGLESSMREIVQEFQRTPLPVVVFVYPSGGRAASAGAIITISADIAVMSPGTNIGAAHPVQMGGGEQDSVMKEKVLQDALAFVRSIAKEKGRNVEVVEKMVKESISLTPEEALKSRVIDMIATDMTELLNKLDGRIVKKHGREITLKTKDASIYSVKKSLREEFLSLVTNPTVAYMLLLIGFYGIFFELYNPGSVIPGAVGIISLLLGLYGLGVVGINWLGLLLVLTGILLLALEVITPSFGGLAVAGGIALALGSFILISPESPYGSIPISVIATMVVLTVGFFLFAGRLGLKAQKRKKMLGVEELIGEEGEAITDFVNGRGKVFIKGEIWNAVSEEDIKKGQAVIVESAKGLTLRVKAKHVQSY from the coding sequence ATGGATATGCGAAACTTTATAGCACCGCTATTTTTTATGCTTCTTTTCTTCTCTGGAGAGGTTTTTTCAAAGGTGTTTGTAGCTGAGTGGCAAGAAGCCATAACACCCTTGACGGTGGACTACATAAAGAGAAGCCTCTCAAAAGCAGAGGAGGAAGGCGGAACCTTATTTGTGCTGGAACTCAACACACCGGGTGGTCTTGAATCTTCCATGAGGGAGATAGTTCAGGAGTTTCAGAGAACACCCCTGCCTGTGGTGGTTTTTGTATATCCCTCTGGGGGTCGCGCAGCATCTGCAGGAGCCATCATAACCATATCCGCGGACATAGCGGTCATGTCCCCCGGCACCAACATAGGCGCAGCTCATCCTGTTCAGATGGGTGGCGGTGAACAAGACAGTGTAATGAAGGAGAAAGTCCTTCAGGACGCTCTGGCGTTTGTAAGAAGCATTGCCAAAGAAAAGGGCAGGAATGTGGAGGTGGTGGAAAAGATGGTAAAAGAGAGCATCTCTCTAACACCCGAAGAGGCTCTCAAATCAAGGGTTATAGATATGATAGCTACAGACATGACAGAACTGCTTAACAAGCTGGATGGAAGAATTGTAAAAAAACACGGCAGAGAGATAACTTTAAAGACTAAGGATGCCTCCATTTACAGTGTAAAAAAGAGCCTGAGGGAAGAGTTTCTTTCGCTTGTGACCAATCCTACAGTTGCTTACATGCTTTTACTCATAGGTTTTTACGGCATATTCTTTGAGCTTTACAATCCAGGCAGTGTGATCCCTGGCGCCGTTGGTATCATATCCCTTCTGCTGGGTTTGTACGGTCTTGGTGTTGTAGGCATAAACTGGCTGGGGCTTCTGTTGGTGCTTACGGGTATCTTACTCTTGGCTCTTGAGGTGATAACTCCTTCTTTTGGAGGGCTTGCAGTGGCGGGAGGCATAGCCTTAGCTCTTGGGTCCTTTATACTCATAAGTCCAGAATCACCTTACGGAAGCATACCCATCTCTGTTATAGCTACCATGGTGGTTCTAACAGTTGGCTTTTTCCTCTTTGCAGGCAGGTTAGGGCTAAAAGCTCAGAAGAGGAAAAAGATGCTGGGTGTGGAGGAGCTTATAGGTGAGGAAGGGGAGGCTATCACGGATTTTGTCAACGGTAGGGGCAAGGTTTTTATAAAAGGAGAGATATGGAACGCAGTAAGTGAAGAGGATATAAAGAAGGGTCAAGCGGTGATTGTAGAAAGCGCAAAGGGGCTTACCCTTAGAGTTAAAGCAAAGCATGTTCAATCGTACTGA
- a CDS encoding nucleotidyltransferase domain-containing protein, protein MEETAKVRLSKEEVETIKSIVKKYDPAAEILIFGSRTDLTKRGGDIDILIVSGKIDYRIRRKIRVDLQLALGDRKVDLIITDDPEKNEFTKIAYKYGVKI, encoded by the coding sequence ATGGAAGAAACCGCTAAAGTAAGGCTTTCAAAAGAGGAAGTAGAGACAATAAAAAGTATAGTAAAAAAATACGACCCAGCGGCAGAAATACTCATATTTGGAAGCAGAACAGACTTAACCAAGAGAGGCGGGGACATTGATATACTGATAGTATCAGGTAAAATAGACTATAGAATAAGAAGAAAAATCAGGGTAGACTTACAGCTTGCCTTAGGAGATAGGAAAGTGGACTTAATAATAACGGACGATCCCGAAAAAAACGAATTTACAAAAATAGCTTATAAGTACGGTGTAAAAATATGA
- a CDS encoding geranylgeranyl reductase family protein yields MYDLVVVGGGPAGSSCAYHASKNGLKVLLLEKHKVPRFKLCAGCLSKRISSHLPDGWEKLVLNRIKGGVLGYAGREDFELMNDQDIAYIVDRAEFDAFLLEKAQEEGVEVLQECEVLSIEANSGKCKVVTSKGSFYGDFLVGADGFYSTVAKALGYKKSKFFKSLEFFTFGDLVEKVIIDIGWVKRGYAWVFPKGDRLSVGIACREGGDLSKNLFEYAKTRGIKIDGRVYGWHIPYMERERDVFYGAGRVLLVGDAANLTDPLLGEGIYYAVLSGKLAVQAIAESPSEPLALYRELLKGLVSELVYAGKIASLGYRFQKVAYSMSKKGILKHYYRLLTGELSYRELYIKGWFYFLKELVSEYANIYNYLRR; encoded by the coding sequence ATGTACGACCTTGTGGTGGTGGGTGGAGGACCTGCGGGTTCCTCCTGCGCCTACCACGCTTCAAAAAATGGTCTTAAGGTTCTTCTCCTTGAGAAGCATAAAGTACCGAGATTTAAACTCTGCGCAGGCTGTCTCTCAAAGAGAATATCTTCACACCTTCCAGATGGCTGGGAAAAGCTGGTACTAAACAGGATAAAAGGGGGTGTATTGGGATACGCCGGCAGAGAAGATTTTGAGCTTATGAACGACCAAGATATAGCCTACATTGTAGACAGAGCTGAGTTTGATGCCTTCCTTTTGGAAAAGGCGCAGGAGGAGGGGGTTGAGGTTTTGCAGGAGTGCGAGGTATTAAGCATAGAGGCAAACTCTGGCAAGTGTAAAGTTGTTACATCAAAAGGCTCTTTTTACGGGGATTTTTTGGTAGGTGCTGATGGCTTTTATTCAACAGTAGCCAAAGCTCTGGGATACAAAAAAAGTAAGTTTTTTAAGTCCCTTGAATTTTTCACTTTTGGAGACCTTGTGGAAAAAGTCATCATAGACATAGGATGGGTCAAAAGAGGATACGCGTGGGTGTTTCCAAAGGGGGATAGGCTAAGTGTAGGGATAGCTTGCAGGGAAGGAGGGGATCTTAGTAAAAACCTTTTTGAGTATGCAAAGACAAGGGGTATAAAAATTGATGGGAGAGTGTATGGCTGGCATATTCCTTATATGGAGAGGGAAAGGGATGTGTTTTATGGTGCTGGTCGTGTGCTTCTGGTGGGTGATGCTGCGAATCTGACAGACCCTTTATTGGGAGAGGGTATATACTACGCGGTGCTAAGCGGTAAGCTGGCAGTTCAGGCTATAGCTGAATCGCCGTCAGAACCACTGGCGCTATACAGAGAGCTTCTAAAAGGTTTAGTGTCGGAGCTTGTGTACGCTGGAAAGATAGCATCCCTAGGCTACAGGTTTCAGAAGGTGGCTTACAGTATGAGCAAGAAGGGAATACTCAAGCACTACTACAGACTTCTTACGGGAGAGTTAAGCTACAGAGAGCTTTACATAAAGGGTTGGTTTTACTTTTTAAAAGAGCTTGTGAGCGAGTACGCAAATATTTATAATTATTTGAGGAGGTAG
- a CDS encoding DEAD/DEAH box helicase, with product MEFNFQQLSEILQKAIRDLGYEEPTPIQKEAIPLALKGYDIMGQAATGTGKTAAFGIPIVEKISKDDGLKALVLTPTRELALQVKEQLYALSKYKALKVFVFYGGTPVRRDLELLSKVVPNIVIGTPGRIKDLLSRGVLNLGGVSFLVLDEADLMLDMGFVEDIESIIAYTPKDRQTFLFSATIPKEIELLARKHLKDDYKFVRVISAELKPKIEERLIRLNSSKQKISELERILREHLLEKVIIFVRTKKDARDISQELKNRGFSVVSLHGDMTQRQRENALKLFREGKVKTVVATDVASRGLDIKGVSLVINYQIPEDPEVYIHRIGRTGRVGSYGKAYSLITPEDSKALWRIKKVKERYTGV from the coding sequence ATGGAGTTTAATTTTCAACAGCTTAGTGAAATACTTCAGAAGGCAATAAGGGATCTGGGTTATGAGGAACCCACACCCATACAGAAGGAAGCTATACCTTTAGCTTTGAAAGGTTATGACATTATGGGTCAGGCGGCAACGGGAACGGGGAAAACTGCTGCCTTTGGCATTCCCATAGTAGAGAAGATAAGCAAAGATGACGGCTTAAAGGCTCTGGTTCTTACACCTACCCGTGAGCTTGCCCTTCAGGTTAAAGAACAGCTCTATGCCCTATCCAAGTACAAAGCTCTTAAGGTGTTTGTCTTTTACGGAGGAACACCTGTAAGGAGAGACCTTGAACTTCTATCCAAGGTTGTACCTAACATAGTCATAGGCACGCCTGGCAGGATAAAGGACCTCCTAAGTAGGGGGGTGCTAAACCTTGGTGGTGTTTCCTTTCTTGTCCTTGATGAAGCGGACCTTATGCTTGACATGGGCTTTGTGGAGGACATAGAGAGCATAATAGCCTATACACCAAAAGACAGACAGACCTTTCTCTTTTCCGCGACCATACCAAAGGAGATAGAACTGCTTGCAAGAAAGCACTTAAAAGATGACTACAAATTCGTAAGGGTAATATCTGCAGAGCTAAAGCCAAAGATAGAGGAGAGGCTCATAAGGCTTAACTCATCCAAGCAAAAGATATCCGAGCTTGAGAGGATACTCAGAGAACATCTTCTGGAAAAAGTTATTATTTTTGTGAGAACCAAGAAGGATGCACGAGATATATCTCAGGAACTCAAAAACAGAGGCTTTAGCGTAGTGTCTTTGCACGGAGATATGACCCAAAGGCAGAGAGAAAACGCTCTCAAGCTTTTCAGAGAGGGTAAAGTGAAAACGGTGGTTGCTACGGATGTAGCCTCAAGAGGTCTTGACATAAAGGGTGTAAGTCTGGTGATTAACTATCAGATACCCGAAGACCCTGAGGTTTATATACACAGAATAGGAAGAACGGGAAGAGTAGGAAGTTATGGCAAAGCATACAGCCTCATAACACCCGAAGACAGCAAAGCCCTTTGGAGGATAAAGAAGGTAAAGGAAAGATATACTGGGGTTTAA
- the mgtA gene encoding magnesium-translocating P-type ATPase has product MGSNAPEVLGLSSGQAKERLLRYGYNTVEGRKRLSDLEILLNQFKNPYYLLLLFTAILSAFLGEKTDAVVIVSIILLGSLLDFWQERGAYRTVEKLLTVVKTRATVIRDGEEKDVPLEEVVPEDAVVLRAGDMVPADGVVLQAKDLFVNEALMTGEAYPVEKTTGSTLYMGTHVVSGFGIMKVLKTGRNTEYGKVVEKLRLGKGETDFERGLRRFGYTLLEVATLLILLVFAINAYYNRGVINSLLFALSLGIGITPALLPAVVSIGLSYGARYMARKNAIVKRLASIENFGSMTVLCCDKTGTLTEGSMEVYTVKNILDEDDERIALLSYVNSCFQTGYKNPVDEAIKKSFGTLDISQFQKLDELPYDFNRKRLSVLVKKGEESLLITKGAYSHVLEVCKYAQVKEKVIEIKEVLGKIEEVYARYSGQGFKLIAVAYRLFGGESLNYEDEKDEVFLGFLILHDPLRKDAKELVEKLLSLGIELRIITGDNKLVAKYVAERIGLKGEIMSGGDFEKLSEEALVRRVRDTSVFAELTPLQKDRVVTALRKAGYVVGYMGDGINDVAAMRSADVAISVENAVDVAKETADIVLLKSDLNTVIDAVLEGRRIFINTMKYLFMQTSSNFGNVFSMAGASLLIPFLPMLPKQVLTANLLTDSAVMSIPTDRVDDDWTKSPKRWNIEFIRRFMLFFGPLSSIFDYITFIFLLYVLRVNQETFRSAWFLEGLFTQILVLLLLRTQRIFIKSRPSPLLMLTVLTVGIVGLILPFTPLGSMLELRPLPTPLYAFVLWITLLYFISVEAVKKFFYRKYNF; this is encoded by the coding sequence ATGGGGAGCAATGCTCCTGAGGTTTTAGGACTCTCTTCAGGCCAAGCTAAGGAAAGGCTTTTAAGGTATGGCTACAACACGGTAGAAGGTAGAAAGAGATTAAGCGACCTGGAAATACTTTTAAACCAGTTTAAAAACCCTTACTACCTGTTGCTCCTTTTTACTGCCATCCTGTCCGCATTCCTAGGAGAAAAGACGGATGCTGTTGTGATAGTGAGCATAATACTGCTGGGAAGTCTTCTGGACTTCTGGCAGGAGAGAGGAGCATACAGAACTGTGGAAAAGCTTCTTACCGTTGTAAAAACCAGAGCTACAGTCATAAGGGATGGTGAGGAGAAGGATGTACCCCTGGAGGAGGTGGTTCCGGAAGATGCTGTGGTTCTGAGGGCGGGAGATATGGTGCCTGCGGACGGAGTAGTTCTCCAAGCCAAGGACCTGTTTGTTAACGAGGCGCTCATGACCGGAGAAGCCTATCCTGTGGAGAAAACAACGGGAAGCACCCTTTACATGGGTACGCATGTGGTTAGCGGATTTGGAATCATGAAGGTTTTGAAAACAGGTAGAAATACAGAGTACGGTAAAGTCGTGGAAAAGTTAAGGCTCGGAAAGGGGGAGACGGACTTTGAGAGAGGTCTCAGGCGCTTTGGTTATACTCTACTTGAGGTAGCAACCCTTCTCATACTTTTAGTCTTCGCCATAAATGCCTACTACAACAGAGGCGTTATCAACTCACTGCTCTTTGCTCTCTCCTTAGGTATAGGTATAACACCTGCGCTACTCCCTGCAGTTGTAAGCATAGGACTATCTTACGGTGCAAGATACATGGCGCGCAAAAACGCGATAGTAAAAAGGTTAGCATCCATAGAGAACTTTGGGAGCATGACTGTTCTGTGCTGTGATAAGACAGGAACGCTCACGGAAGGAAGTATGGAAGTCTATACCGTTAAGAACATCCTTGACGAGGATGATGAGAGGATAGCTCTTCTTTCTTATGTAAATTCCTGCTTTCAGACAGGCTACAAAAATCCCGTAGATGAGGCTATAAAGAAGAGCTTTGGAACTTTGGACATCTCCCAATTTCAAAAGCTTGACGAACTTCCTTACGACTTTAACAGGAAAAGGCTATCAGTGCTGGTTAAAAAAGGTGAGGAAAGCCTCCTGATAACCAAGGGAGCATACTCCCATGTGCTTGAAGTGTGTAAGTATGCGCAAGTAAAGGAAAAAGTGATTGAGATTAAAGAAGTCTTAGGTAAGATTGAGGAGGTTTATGCTCGCTACAGCGGGCAGGGTTTTAAGCTGATAGCGGTAGCCTACAGGCTTTTTGGAGGTGAATCGCTGAATTATGAGGATGAGAAAGATGAGGTCTTTTTGGGCTTTCTTATTCTACATGACCCTCTGAGGAAAGACGCAAAGGAGCTTGTGGAGAAGCTTTTAAGCCTTGGTATAGAGCTCAGAATAATAACCGGAGACAACAAACTTGTTGCCAAGTATGTGGCGGAGCGGATAGGTCTTAAGGGTGAAATCATGAGCGGTGGGGATTTTGAAAAGCTCTCGGAAGAAGCGCTGGTGAGAAGAGTTAGAGACACCTCCGTGTTTGCAGAGCTTACACCTTTGCAAAAGGATAGGGTAGTTACCGCTCTGAGGAAGGCAGGCTATGTGGTAGGATACATGGGAGATGGTATAAACGATGTTGCCGCAATGAGAAGTGCGGATGTGGCTATATCGGTGGAGAATGCGGTGGATGTGGCTAAAGAAACCGCGGATATAGTACTTCTAAAGTCTGATTTAAACACGGTTATAGATGCAGTGCTTGAAGGAAGGAGAATTTTTATAAACACCATGAAATACCTGTTTATGCAAACAAGCTCTAACTTTGGAAATGTCTTCTCTATGGCTGGAGCCTCCCTTCTGATACCTTTCTTGCCTATGCTACCCAAGCAGGTATTGACCGCAAACCTTCTAACGGATAGTGCAGTAATGTCAATCCCCACAGACAGAGTAGATGATGACTGGACAAAGAGTCCCAAAAGGTGGAACATAGAGTTCATAAGAAGGTTCATGCTCTTCTTTGGACCTTTGAGCTCCATATTTGACTACATTACCTTTATTTTCCTTCTGTATGTGCTTAGAGTAAATCAGGAAACTTTTCGGTCCGCATGGTTCCTTGAGGGATTATTTACGCAGATCCTCGTATTACTTCTTCTGCGCACCCAAAGAATATTTATAAAGAGCAGACCTTCACCCCTCCTTATGCTTACCGTACTCACTGTTGGAATAGTAGGGCTTATATTACCCTTTACTCCCTTGGGTAGTATGTTAGAGTTGAGACCTCTGCCTACCCCTCTGTACGCTTTTGTCCTTTGGATAACCCTCCTTTACTTTATATCCGTGGAAGCTGTCAAGAAATTCTTTTACAGAAAGTATAACTTTTAA
- the plsX gene encoding phosphate acyltransferase PlsX, which yields MNRPKIAVDCMGGDYAPEEIVKGCLLACRELEVLLYLVGDEKRIRNILEREGACDKERLVIVHADDVVGMHEPASNVLKKKNSSLYVAGLLLRENKADGLVSAGNTGAVLTVGKFLVGALEEVERPAIGVALPNPKGRTVLIDVGANVDCKPKHLLQFAIIGHTYAKEILGIQNPRVGILSIGEEEGKGNELVRESYSLLKRSKLNFLGNAEGRDIYAGTFDVIVCDGFVGNVILKASESLGMAVLQMIKEEVQKSLLAKIGALLIKPALNNFKKKADFAEYGGIPLLGAKKPVIITHGRANAKAIKNAIRVANEFYLHHFNERLSEDIKNLSPKEVRI from the coding sequence ATGAATAGACCCAAGATAGCCGTTGATTGTATGGGGGGTGATTACGCCCCCGAGGAGATAGTTAAAGGTTGTCTTTTGGCTTGCAGAGAGCTGGAAGTCCTGCTTTATCTGGTAGGTGATGAGAAAAGGATAAGGAATATACTTGAAAGGGAAGGAGCGTGCGATAAAGAGAGGCTTGTGATTGTCCACGCGGATGATGTGGTGGGTATGCACGAACCTGCATCCAACGTGCTAAAAAAGAAAAACTCCTCCCTTTATGTGGCGGGACTTTTGTTGAGAGAGAACAAGGCGGATGGTCTTGTGTCTGCGGGCAATACGGGTGCGGTTCTTACTGTGGGTAAATTTCTGGTTGGAGCGCTGGAAGAGGTAGAAAGACCAGCCATAGGCGTGGCGCTTCCAAACCCAAAGGGGAGGACTGTTCTTATAGATGTGGGTGCCAATGTGGACTGCAAACCCAAACATCTTTTGCAGTTTGCCATAATAGGTCATACTTATGCAAAAGAGATACTGGGCATACAGAATCCAAGAGTAGGTATTTTGAGCATAGGTGAGGAGGAGGGCAAAGGTAATGAGCTTGTCAGGGAATCTTACTCTCTCCTCAAAAGGAGCAAGCTTAACTTTCTGGGCAATGCAGAGGGCAGGGATATATACGCGGGCACCTTTGATGTCATAGTGTGCGATGGTTTTGTGGGGAACGTTATCCTGAAAGCTAGCGAAAGCCTTGGTATGGCTGTCCTGCAGATGATAAAGGAGGAGGTCCAAAAGAGCCTTCTTGCAAAGATAGGCGCACTGCTGATAAAACCGGCTCTTAACAACTTTAAAAAGAAGGCGGATTTTGCAGAGTACGGTGGTATTCCCCTGCTGGGTGCAAAGAAACCCGTTATAATAACTCATGGGAGAGCTAACGCCAAAGCCATAAAGAACGCCATAAGGGTAGCCAACGAGTTTTATCTGCACCACTTTAACGAGAGGCTATCAGAAGACATAAAAAACTTAAGCCCCAAAGAGGTGAGAATCTGA